A region of Oncorhynchus mykiss isolate Arlee unplaced genomic scaffold, USDA_OmykA_1.1 un_scaffold_248, whole genome shotgun sequence DNA encodes the following proteins:
- the LOC110518765 gene encoding dickkopf-related protein 2-like, which yields MLLRVWAKLPWLLAQMLAMLYSTEQARAKINSISTVLLRESHATSAYRSTGSPLPGTVRKSSKVPDQVYPCGSDLECGKGSFCQAPSRNPSPQRCHTCRQRKRRCHRDAMCCPGNHCRNNICTPLPDSVMTHHITELEEHTRLPPKKKVGWKKRGRGQTKLPPIKGQLGDPCLRSTECSAGLCCARHFWDRICKPVLKHGEVCTRHGRKGQELFQRCDCGEGLACQALRTALPSSSPSSSSKSIAAAAKARLYLCQRE from the exons ATGCTGCTCCGGGTGTGGGCCAAACTCCCGTGGTTGCTCGCGCAGATGCTCGCCATGCTCTACTCCACTGAACAGGCGCGTGCGAAAATAAACTCCATCTCAACGGTGCTGCTCCGGGAGTCGCACGCGACGTCAGCCTATAGGAGCACGGGTTCCCCGTTACCCGGCACCGTGAGGAAGAGCAGCAAGGTCCCCGACCAG GTGTACCCCTGTGGCAGCGACCTGGAATGTGGCAAGGGGAGCTTTTGCCAGGCTCCGTCCAGAAACCCCTCCCCCCAACGATGTCACACCTGCCGACAGAGGAAGAGGCGTTGTCATAGAGATGCCATGTGCTGCCCCGGCAACCATTGTAGAAACA atatctgTACCCCTCTCCCAGACAGTGTGATGACACATCATATCACTGAGTTAGAGGAACACACCAGACTGCCCCCAAAGAAGAAGGTTGGttggaagaagagagggagaggtcagACCAAGCTGCCCCCCATCAAAG GTCAGCTGGGTGACCCGTGTCTCAGGTCTACAGAATGTTCTGCAGGCCTGTGTTGTGCCCGTCACTTCTGGGACAGGATCTGTAAGCCAGTGCTGAAGCACGGGGAGGTGTGTACGCGGCACGGCAGGAAAGGACAGGAGCTGTTCCAACGTTGTGACTGTGGAGAGGGACTGGCCTGCCAAGCACTCCGTACAGCCCTGCCATCTTCCTCACCATCATCGTCATCGAAGtcgatagcagcagcagctaaagCAAGATTGTACTTGTGTCAGAGGGAGTGA